The Deltaproteobacteria bacterium region TTCCTTTCGGATCTCGCTTAGGCTGTTTTCGGCACGGCGCGCGCGCGGTTCTTGGGCTGCGCTGCGCTTCTTGCCGAGCTCGCCGCGGGTCATCTTCTCGCCCTCACCGTAGCCCGGGAAATCGCGGTTGAGCAGCTTGGCGATTTGATTTTTCAAGAGCGCATTCATCGTGGCGTCGTCCAGGTTGGTCAAGAGGTCCGGGCTGTCGGGGCCTTCGCGGTCGGGGAACAAATTGGTAAGCGCGCCGAGCTCCTTGATCGCTTTGTCGAGGAAAGCGTCGAGCTTGCCCTTGAGCGCGTTGTCGCGCTCGCGCAGGGCTGCCGAGTTGAGCCGCTCGGTGTCGAGCAATATCTCCTGCTGCTCCTGTGCCAATTGTTGCAGTTCGTTTTGCTGCCGCTGCATCTCACCTTGCATGCGCCCCATACTCGAGGCCATTTGCTGGCGCTGCATATTCTGCAACGATGCTACCATCTGCGCCATCTGGTTGAAGAGCTCGCGCGCCAGTTGGCGCGCCCCTTCGATGTCGCCCTGCTGGAGTTTTTTCCGAATAGCGTCCAACTGTGACTGCATTTCGTCAAAACCCAGCCCCCGCATCTGGTCGGCGTTCATAAAGTCATCGGGCATCTGCTGTGCCATTTGCGACAGCGCCTGCTGCAGTGCGGCGAGGGTCTTTTGCAGCGCGGAGATCTGCTTCATGATTGCGTCGAGATTTTTGTCGCCGCTCTGGAGCTTTTCGAGCGAGTCCATCAAGCGCTCTTGGCTGCGCGCGAGGTCCTGGGCTGCCGAAGCGGTTTCCTGGGCCTTCAACCGCTTGCTAATATCTTCGGACAACAGCGACATACGCTCGAGCTCGGAAGCTATCTCGTCGTGGGCTTTGAGCTGGTCTTCCTCCGACGTGGCCTGCTGCTGGCGCTGTAACAGGTCGTTCTTGGTAAATTCCATATTGCGCTTTAGCGCTTCGAGATCGGTATACGTCGCGAAATCCGACATGCGATCTTTCTGCGTGCGCGCCAGGACGTCTTCGACCCGTTTGAGAGCGTCGGCCAAATTTTTGTCAAATTTTTGATCGGCGTCTTTCATCTGCGGTGCGTTCTTGTCATTGGGCAGCGGCCGCTCCAAGTGATCGCCCAACAGGTCGACCATGCGGGTATTCAAGTCCTTGATCATCTCAGCGACTTGCTTGTGCTCGCCTTTGAGATTCTTCAGGCGCAGGCGCAGCGCGCGGCTGATGCCGATCTTGGGGCCTGAAATGGTATCGTTGTCGAGAATCTGCAAGGTGACGACAGCATCTTCGTCCTCACGCAGTGCCAGCTTGCCTAGGTCCCATTTGAACTGATCGCGCAGGATCAACCGCTTGGTTTCGTCCTTGTGCAGCCTTGTCTTGTCCTCGCGGTCGCCGACCTTGGCGACCAAGTTGATTTCGCCGATGCCGAAATCGTCGCGGGCGCTGTAGTCGAGCACGATCACCTCGTCGCCGTTGATTTCCATGTCTTCGGTCGGTTTCAGCAATTCGATGGTTGGAAAGCCGTCCGGTTTGACACGCAGCTCGTAGGTGATGGGCGCGTTCTTAAACCCGTGGGTGTCTTCGATTTCGATGCGATATTGCTGCGCGCCGAACAGGATGAAGTTGGCCTGGATTTTTTTACCGTCGATTTTGAGCGGCAGCCGTTTGCCATCGTCGGTGACGAGATCGGCTTTGGTCACCCCTTTGGTTGTATCGGCGTCGAGGCGAATCGCCGAGCCTTTCAGGCCTTCGACGTTGCCGCCGGGACTGACGGACGATGGCAGGCCGGAATAGTCGGGCGGGTGAATCGTCGCTTGCAGGTTGCCAATCTCTGGCGGATCGATGGCTTCGGCGCTGTATGTGGGCGAGGTGAATTCGCCGGTGACGGCGCGGTATCGCAGGGTTTTTTCCAAGCGGGCGAGGGATGAATTGAATTTGCCGTCGCCCAAATTTTCCATGGTCAGCTTTTCCGGCACATTCGGCTGACCCTTGTCGTCGGTTTGGCTCCAGACAATCAGGTCGACGGTTTTAGGAATGGCGCCGGCTGTAGCAACTTGAATCGTCACCGGTGCGCCGCGCACAACGCGGAGTCCCTTGGGATTGACGTCCAGCTCAGTTTTCGATGGCGGGATGTGATCCAATGGGCGGGTGAGCAAACTGAAAGTGTCGCCGACCCAAGATGGATTGAACAGCACCATCGCTAACACCGGCACAAAAACGATGCCCAACAGGCGCAGGCTAGAATTGAGCCGCCGCTTGTCGAGTAGGTCGTCAACTTGCAGCGTGGCGATCTGTTTACGCGTCGAGCGCAGGAGCGCCAGCACCATGGTCGAGGAAAAGCCGGGGCCCTCTCGGTTTTGCGCAACCTGGGGGTAGAGCTGCAGCGAGTTGATCAAGTTATTGCGCAGCTTGGGCTGCTTCTTTTCGATATAAACCGCCGCGCCTTCAGCACTGAAGCCGCGAAGCAGCCGCAAAAGCGTCCAACCCATGGCCACTAGCAGCACGATGACGGTCAGTATGCTGTAAACGAGCGGGGCGTAGGGGAGAAAATTCTTGATTTCCTGGACACCCGGGCCCAGGGCGAACAGGAGCAACGCACAGATGACCGTCAGGCACAGTCCCTCGATGCCCTGGATGAACTTGAAGCGCCGGATGAAGCGCCTCAGGAACGAGGAGAGTTCTTGGTATTCTTCCTGTCCCATAAAGTTGTCAATCTCAGCCATCTTATCGCCGTTTTGGGGGCAATGTCCAACGACCGGAACCGCATGAACGGCTGGAACCGTCGCCTCGATTGGCAACAGGGGGCCGTTATGTTATGCAAACGTGATTGTAGTACGCGCCGAGAAAGGACCGCAGATAGATGGAAAACCTAGAGCCAGAAAACTTACGACTTCACGACGGCCACGATGAGGATTTCGATGAAGAAGAAATGATGGATGAAAACCATCCGATGTGGCGTTCCGAGCGCATCACGCTCAACTCGGTTGGCATAGATATAGGCTCTTCGACTTCGCACCTGATCTTCTCGCGTTTGACCTTGCGCCGCCAAGGCGTGGCGTTGTCCAGCCGGTTTGTCGTGGTCAATCGGGAAATCATTCACGAGTCGCCGATTTTGCTGACCCCTTACGTTGACAAGACCACCATCGACACCAATAAGCTCGGCGATTTCATTCACCAGGCCTATCGCGACGCCGGCATGACGCCGGAAGATATCGACACCGGAGCCATCATTGTCACCGGCGAAGCGGTGAAAAAGAAAAACGCCGAAGCGATTGCCGCGCTTTTTTCCGCCGAAGCGGGCAAATTTATCTGCGCCACAGCGGGGCACAATCTAGAATCGATCCTGGCAGCCTACGGCTCGGGTGCGGTGCACATGACCTATCATGAAGGTGGCGACTTTACAGTGATGAACGTCGACATCGGCGGCGGCACCAGCAAAGTGGCCATCGTCCAAGGCGGCAAAGTGATCGACACCTGCGCGGTGGAAGTTGGCGCGCGGCTGATCGCCATGGATGAAAATAGCGTGATCACCCGCTTGGAAGACACGGCTGTGAAGATTGCCAAACAGGCGGGCATCGACGGGTTGGCGCTCGGTGTAAAAATGACCGACGACCAGAAAGAAAAGTTTTCGCAAAAACTGTGCGACGCGCTTTTTGAAGTCCTGGAGCGAGGCAAGCTCTCGCCAGAAGTCGAGGGCATGTTGGTGACGCCGCGGCTGGAATTTAAAGAACCAATCCACGCGTTGATGTTTTCCGGCGGTGTGTCGGAATTTATTTACGGCTACGAAAAGCGCAACTTGGGAGATCTTGGCGTGCCGCTCGGCAAAAAGATTCGCGCCCGCGCCAATCAATTGGGTGGCGGCGGCATTCCGCTGCGCCCGGCAGATGTGCGGATTCGCGCCACCGTCATCGGCGCCTCGCAATACACCGTGCAAGTGAGCGGCAATACGATATATCTGTCCCATCCGGAAATGCTGCCGCTGCGCAATTTGCAAGTGGTGACGCCGCAGTTCGAACAGAAAGAATCGATCACGGTTGCCGAGGTCAAACAATCGGTCGAACGCGCGCTGCAGCGCTTCGATGCTCAAGATGTAGAGCGTGCGGTGGCACTGGCGATTCGCTGGGAACTCGGTCCTTCCTATCCGCTCATTCGCACTTTGGCGGAAGGGTTGACCAGCGCCATGAAAGGCCACATTGACAACGGTCAACCGCTGGTGATGGTATTCGACGCCGACATCGCCAAGCTCATGGGCAACATCGTCGAGCGTGAGCTGATTCCCGGCGCAGGGATTATCTCCATAGACGGCATCGATCTGAAAGACTTCGATTTCATCGACATCGGCCAGGAACTGCCGGACGCCAAGGCGGTGCCGGTGGTGATTAAGTCGCTCATGTTCCGCCACAGCGAGCACGGCCGCGGCCATTCGCACCATTAAGCAAAGCAGTCCACCAGCGAGACACCGAGGGCACGGAGGTCCGGACTCTGTGTTCTCGGTGCCTCTGTGGTGAGTCTTAGGATCACGTTGACTTCCTCCAGGAATTCGCATAACTTTCTCGAAAATCCTTACATTACGGGTGCTTAACTTTTATGGAAGAACCTAGCGGTTGGCACAACTTTCTCGAAATCGTTACCAAGCCCGACAACATTCCGATTGTCGCGATGCTCATCCTCGTGGTTTTTTTCACCTGGCTTGGACTCAAGGAAGCTTTCAAGCACGACAAGCTCATCGAAGAAGGCAAGGAAAACGAAATCCCCAACGAGATGTGGAAGTAGTAGATGATAAGAGGTTGGCTGGCGCTTTGGGCCGTCCTCTTGGGGGCTTCTTGCAGTCTTGCGGCCGAGGTAAACACGCTCTTGCAGGGCGATGTGCGCTGGTCAGAGGCGCGCAAGTTGTTGCGCGAGGGCAACGCCGCTCAGGCCAAAACGGCGCTTGAAGAGCT contains the following coding sequences:
- a CDS encoding DUF4175 family protein, yielding MAEIDNFMGQEEYQELSSFLRRFIRRFKFIQGIEGLCLTVICALLLFALGPGVQEIKNFLPYAPLVYSILTVIVLLVAMGWTLLRLLRGFSAEGAAVYIEKKQPKLRNNLINSLQLYPQVAQNREGPGFSSTMVLALLRSTRKQIATLQVDDLLDKRRLNSSLRLLGIVFVPVLAMVLFNPSWVGDTFSLLTRPLDHIPPSKTELDVNPKGLRVVRGAPVTIQVATAGAIPKTVDLIVWSQTDDKGQPNVPEKLTMENLGDGKFNSSLARLEKTLRYRAVTGEFTSPTYSAEAIDPPEIGNLQATIHPPDYSGLPSSVSPGGNVEGLKGSAIRLDADTTKGVTKADLVTDDGKRLPLKIDGKKIQANFILFGAQQYRIEIEDTHGFKNAPITYELRVKPDGFPTIELLKPTEDMEINGDEVIVLDYSARDDFGIGEINLVAKVGDREDKTRLHKDETKRLILRDQFKWDLGKLALREDEDAVVTLQILDNDTISGPKIGISRALRLRLKNLKGEHKQVAEMIKDLNTRMVDLLGDHLERPLPNDKNAPQMKDADQKFDKNLADALKRVEDVLARTQKDRMSDFATYTDLEALKRNMEFTKNDLLQRQQQATSEEDQLKAHDEIASELERMSLLSEDISKRLKAQETASAAQDLARSQERLMDSLEKLQSGDKNLDAIMKQISALQKTLAALQQALSQMAQQMPDDFMNADQMRGLGFDEMQSQLDAIRKKLQQGDIEGARQLARELFNQMAQMVASLQNMQRQQMASSMGRMQGEMQRQQNELQQLAQEQQEILLDTERLNSAALRERDNALKGKLDAFLDKAIKELGALTNLFPDREGPDSPDLLTNLDDATMNALLKNQIAKLLNRDFPGYGEGEKMTRGELGKKRSAAQEPRARRAENSLSEIRKELDQLLAEPAQALNDADRKRLRDLAQRQDALRQRTDDLHERLESLFQLFPSLDPKILQNIGEAGKSMAGAKDRLGQLDPRGAVPPEQSALERLSQSQQQMQSAMQQMAQRGQMGNMPVTRLFRQGGRFLPFGNMTSLPGMPQFPDFDIQSGFTGMDTERFRLPGKEDYKAPRNFREEILESLKQGVPPQMKEQIERYFKNLSE